From the Actinomadura luzonensis genome, the window CGGCGCGGGCGGCCGCCGCGCGCGCCGGCAGGCCGTAGCAGCGGCCCTGGGTGACCAACTCGTCGCGGACGCGGAACTCCTCGCCCGCGCTGTTGCGCTGGCCGACGTAGCCGATGCGGGAGCGCACGCCCGCCGGGTCGGTGGCCACGTCGTGGCCGGCCACCGTGGCGGTGCCGGAGGTCGGGGGCAGGAGGGTGGTGAGGATGCGCAGAGTGGTGGACTTGCCTGCGCCGTTGGGGCCGAGGAAGGCCACGAGCTGGCCGGCCTCGACGTCGAGGTCGAGGCCGCGCACGGCCTCCACCTTCTCCTTCTTCATCGTGAACGTGCGGGTCAGCGCCCGGGCTCGGATCATGTCGGTCGGTCTCCTGCGGGCATGACGAAGAAACCCCTGGTCGGGGGCTCGGTGGGCGGGATCCGCACCAGTTTGCGCAGGGAAAACCCGCTTTGGCAAACGTGAACATCACGTATATATACGGCGCTGACCTGCGGAAACACCGGGTGCGGGGGTGAGTCGCGGACGGCGATTTCCGCCGCCCCGACCTGCGGTTTCGCGGGACGTGGGGCACCGATTCCAGCGCCCCGGCGCGACGGCGTCGCACCGGCCGGCTCGGTGGAATGATGCGATCTGTTGATATTCGCGGCCTTGCGAAATTCCGCGGAACCCCGCGATGATCCTGGCCGTGAAACGTCTGGGATTATTAGCGGCGATCGCGGCACTGGGCATCGGGGCCGGTAGCGGGAGCGCGTACGCGGCCGACGGGGTGCCCGGCGTCGACGTCAGCAACTGGACCGGCGAGATCGACTGGCCGAATGTCGCCTCCGGCGGCGCGAAATTCGCGTTCGTGCAGCTCACCGAGGGCACGGATTACCGTAACCCGAGTTTTGACGCCCAGTACGGCGGCGCGGTGTCGGCGGGCCTGTATCGCGGCGCATATCACTTTGCGCAACCGCACGAATCCGATGGGGCGACGCAGGCGGAATTCTTCCTGCAGAACGGCGGCGACTGGATCTCGGACGGCATGACGCTGCCCGGCGTGCTCGATATCGAGGACAACCCGTACCAGGACAAGAACGGAAAGAACAACTGTTATGACCTGTCCGCCAAGGACATGGTCACCTGGCTCAAGGATTTCACCAGGCGCTACAAGGAGCGCACCGGCCTGCGGGTGATCATCTACACCACGACGAGCTGGTGGCGCACCTGCACCGGCGACTCGGCGGCCTTCTCGGCCAACCCGCTCTGGCTGGCCCGGTGGGGGTCCGACCCGGGCGAGCTGCCGAAGAGCTGGACGGCGTACACGTTCTGGCAGTCGGCCGACAAGGGGCCGCTGGTGGGCGGCGGCGACGTCTTCAACGGCGCCGAGGACGGCCTCAAGGCCCTCGCCAACCCGCCGGCCGAGATCTCGGTCACGGCGGCGGCCAAGAGCCGCAGGAAGTACACGGTGACGCTGCGGAACACCGGCCCGTACCCGGTGACGAACGTCAAGGTCGCGGGGCGGACGTTCGGCGGGCAGCGGGTGACCGGGGCCTCGGGCGGCTGCCGGTTCAGCGGCACGGCGGTGCGCTGCACGGTCGCGGAGGTGGAGCGCGGCGGGAAGGTGACGCTGACGTTCACGACCCGGCCGCGCAGGGCGCGGGGCGCGGTGGGCATGGACGTGACCGTCGGAACGGCGAAGTTCACCATCAAGGTGCGATAAGGCACCATAAAACGCGGAATCTGCTGTCACGGGGACGGAGACGGGATGACGCGCCACCGCACGGACCCGGTCGCGCATCCCCGCACACCCCTCGGCCCGCGGGCGGTCGCGCGCCCCCGCCCACCCCTCGGCTCGCGGGCGGTCGCGCTGCTCGTGCTGGCGTCCCTGCTGCTGGCCGCCACCGCCTCCGTCCCGGTCTCGACCTGGACGCAGCCGCGCATCGTCCGCCTGGCGTACGAGATCGAGCGTCGCGGCGTCGTCTACTCGTGGGGCGGCGGCCACGCCGAGCGCCCGGGCCCGTCCAAGGGCACCTGCCAGGGCTACCGGGGCCGCATCAAGCCCTGCCCGGCCGCCCGGACGCGCGGCCTCGACTGCTCCGGCTTCACCCGCTGGGTGTACGCCCTCGCGCACGGCCGGGACGTCCTCGGGCCGGGCAACACCGACGACCACGTCCGCCGCCTGCACCGGGTGGACGCCGCGCCCCGCCCCGGCGACCTGGTCTTCTTCGGCGTCATCACCCCCACCAGGGTCAGCACCCACCACGTCGGCGTCTACCTGGGCGGCGGCAGGATGATGAACGCCCCGGAGACCGGCGCCGAGGTGCGCGTCGACGCCGTGGACCGCCTCAAGGACTTCGCCGGTTTCTACCGGTACTGATCCGGTATGGCGGTAACGCCTGTGGCGTGGCGAAAATTGAGAGACCCGGAGGCTACTCTGTGCCGCTATGGAAAGGCGATGGGTCGGTCTCGACGGATACGAGGTCGTG encodes:
- a CDS encoding GH25 family lysozyme, whose product is MKRLGLLAAIAALGIGAGSGSAYAADGVPGVDVSNWTGEIDWPNVASGGAKFAFVQLTEGTDYRNPSFDAQYGGAVSAGLYRGAYHFAQPHESDGATQAEFFLQNGGDWISDGMTLPGVLDIEDNPYQDKNGKNNCYDLSAKDMVTWLKDFTRRYKERTGLRVIIYTTTSWWRTCTGDSAAFSANPLWLARWGSDPGELPKSWTAYTFWQSADKGPLVGGGDVFNGAEDGLKALANPPAEISVTAAAKSRRKYTVTLRNTGPYPVTNVKVAGRTFGGQRVTGASGGCRFSGTAVRCTVAEVERGGKVTLTFTTRPRRARGAVGMDVTVGTAKFTIKVR
- a CDS encoding C40 family peptidase, whose product is MTRHRTDPVAHPRTPLGPRAVARPRPPLGSRAVALLVLASLLLAATASVPVSTWTQPRIVRLAYEIERRGVVYSWGGGHAERPGPSKGTCQGYRGRIKPCPAARTRGLDCSGFTRWVYALAHGRDVLGPGNTDDHVRRLHRVDAAPRPGDLVFFGVITPTRVSTHHVGVYLGGGRMMNAPETGAEVRVDAVDRLKDFAGFYRY